GGTTCAGGATGACCATGGCCCAACTCACCAACCCGGCAAACCGTTCAAAGTTCAGGATAATATCCAGCGTGAATCCATTGGCCGGTCCGGGGGCAATGCCCACGCGATCGGTTAATTTGGCGTCCATCAGTTTTTCCATGCCCTTCCAGACCGTGTCACTGGCATACCCGGTGGCGTCTGGATTATGCAGCAGCAGGCAGTCGAATTTGGCAGCCTGGCAGCGCGCCAGCGATTTCTCCGCAGCCATGCGCAAGTAGCTGGCGTAGTCCGCCGGCTTTCGCAAGGTGAGGTCGGTGAACCGGGGATAGCCTTTTGCCCCTTCCCGCTGACCGGTGTAGAAGTCATGGCCGATCGCGCCCACCAGGCAGTAACTGTCACGCGGCAGGCCAGCCAGGGCGCGCCCCAGCATTTCATCCGCCTGGCCGAGCCCATAGACATCCGCCGTCATAAACGTGCGAATGCCGCGCGTGTACGCCAGCCGGATGACTTCGATAAACCGATCGTCGGACAGCGCCTCGCCAAAGTGCATAAAGCGCCCGCCACTCCAGGTCCCATAAGCAGTCTGTGTCAAATCCATAAAATATCG
This genomic interval from Verrucomicrobiota bacterium contains the following:
- a CDS encoding aldo/keto reductase: MDLTQTAYGTWSGGRFMHFGEALSDDRFIEVIRLAYTRGIRTFMTADVYGLGQADEMLGRALAGLPRDSYCLVGAIGHDFYTGQREGAKGYPRFTDLTLRKPADYASYLRMAAEKSLARCQAAKFDCLLLHNPDATGYASDTVWKGMEKLMDAKLTDRVGIAPGPANGFTLDIILNFERFAGLVSWAMVILNPLEPWPGKLCLAAAEKQGVKIITRVVDYGGLFHDDVKPGHLFGKQDHRTFRPAGWVEEGNRKIDRMRAVAQKNKLSLLQLACVWNLGQPAVQSVIPTLIQEISTDAKPIEQKVEELATLPQTRLIAAESEFIERLGDNQGCMALKGGNPEHQGEPLPDRWGLTPELLAVAQRWNIDPAAQLTEQK